In Rahnella sikkimica, the following are encoded in one genomic region:
- a CDS encoding peptidoglycan glycosyltransferase FtsI: MKATRTAKLKRPEDQASFISWRFALLCACILLALVGLMLRVAYLQVINPDKLVKEGDLRSLRVQTIPTSRGMITDRSGRPLAVSVPVNAIWADPKEINDRGGITVDTKWKALADALNMPLDQLSARINANPKGRFVYLARQVNPAVGEYVHKLKLPGISLRQESRRYYPAGQVTSHVIGVTNIDGEGIEGVEKSFDRWLTGKPGERTIRKDRFGRVIEDISTVDSQAAHNLALSIDERLQALVYRELNNAVAFNKAESGTAVLVDVQTGEVLAMANSPSYNPNNMPDTPKDVMRNRAITDIFEPGSTVKPMVVMTALKNGVVRENSVLNTLPYRINGHEIKDVARYAELSVTGILQKSSNVGVSRLALSMPSAELVDTYSRFGLGKPTNLGLVGESSGLYPKKQRWSDIERATFSFGYGLMVTPLQLARVYATIGSMGIYRPLSITRVDPPVSGERVFPEPLVRTVVHMMESVALPGGGGVKAAIKGYRIAIKTGTAKKVGPDGKYVNKYIAYTAGVAPASNPRYALVVVINDPQGGKYYGGAVSAPVFGAIMGGVLRTMNVEPDALTADENADIVNNQKEATGGRS, translated from the coding sequence ATGAAAGCAACACGCACCGCGAAGTTAAAGCGTCCCGAAGATCAAGCCAGCTTTATTAGCTGGCGTTTTGCGTTGTTGTGCGCCTGTATCCTTCTGGCCCTGGTGGGTCTGATGTTGCGTGTGGCTTATCTGCAAGTCATTAATCCGGACAAACTGGTCAAAGAAGGGGATTTACGTTCCCTGCGCGTTCAGACCATCCCCACATCCCGCGGCATGATTACCGACCGCTCTGGTCGTCCTCTGGCGGTAAGCGTGCCGGTCAATGCAATCTGGGCCGACCCGAAAGAAATTAACGATCGCGGTGGCATCACGGTTGATACCAAATGGAAAGCCCTGGCCGATGCGCTAAACATGCCGCTCGATCAACTTTCTGCCCGCATCAATGCGAATCCGAAAGGCCGTTTCGTGTATCTGGCGCGTCAGGTGAATCCGGCCGTTGGCGAATATGTCCATAAACTCAAGCTGCCAGGGATTTCTCTGCGTCAGGAATCCCGCCGTTATTATCCGGCCGGGCAGGTTACATCGCACGTCATTGGCGTCACCAACATTGACGGTGAAGGCATTGAAGGCGTTGAGAAGAGTTTTGACCGCTGGCTGACCGGCAAACCGGGTGAACGTACCATCCGTAAAGACCGTTTTGGCCGCGTCATTGAAGATATCTCCACCGTCGACAGCCAGGCTGCCCACAATCTGGCGCTGAGCATTGACGAACGTCTGCAGGCGCTGGTGTACCGCGAACTCAATAACGCCGTGGCCTTCAATAAAGCGGAATCCGGCACGGCGGTGCTGGTCGATGTGCAAACCGGCGAAGTGCTGGCGATGGCCAACAGCCCGTCCTATAACCCGAACAACATGCCGGATACGCCGAAAGACGTGATGCGTAACCGTGCAATCACTGACATCTTCGAACCGGGTTCTACCGTGAAACCGATGGTCGTCATGACCGCGTTGAAGAATGGTGTGGTCCGTGAGAACAGCGTGCTCAATACGCTGCCGTACCGGATCAACGGCCATGAGATTAAAGATGTGGCCCGTTACGCGGAGCTTTCCGTGACGGGTATCTTGCAGAAGTCGAGTAACGTCGGTGTTTCACGACTGGCGTTATCGATGCCATCCGCAGAGCTGGTAGACACTTACTCGCGATTCGGATTGGGAAAACCGACCAATTTGGGGCTGGTTGGAGAAAGCAGTGGCTTATACCCTAAAAAACAACGGTGGTCTGACATAGAGAGGGCCACCTTCTCTTTCGGCTACGGGCTAATGGTGACACCTCTCCAGCTAGCGCGAGTCTATGCCACGATCGGCAGTATGGGCATCTATCGCCCGTTGTCGATCACACGCGTTGATCCCCCGGTTTCCGGTGAACGTGTGTTCCCGGAACCTTTGGTGCGCACCGTCGTTCATATGATGGAAAGCGTTGCGCTGCCGGGCGGCGGCGGCGTGAAAGCCGCGATCAAGGGTTACCGTATTGCGATTAAAACCGGTACTGCGAAGAAAGTCGGTCCGGACGGCAAATACGTCAATAAATACATTGCTTATACCGCCGGTGTTGCGCCGGCAAGCAACCCAAGATATGCCCTGGTGGTCGTGATTAACGATCCGCAGGGCGGGAAGTATTACGGTGGGGCCGTTTCCGCACCGGTGTTTGGCGCCATCATGGGCGGGGTGTTGCGTACCATGAACGTTGAACCTGACGCGCTGACTGCCGATGAAAATGCAGACATAGTAAATAATCAAAAAGAGGCAACAGGTGGCAGATCGTAA
- a CDS encoding AMP-dependent synthetase/ligase: MNPTLNNYHLITRFRQQVIARAEQIAFREWSPAAETFLTWRELGEKVDALSDVLLQEQVSVQERIAICGNNSMAWSIADLAILQLRAVTVPIYATNTPAQSAYVLNDADIRILFVVGQKQYDAAVALRDLCPQLKHILVLDSSVDLGGVTIARHVSQRVPQDRLLSAEREVRVNARNLDDLFTLIYTSGTTGEAKGVMLDYTSMATQLRQHEERLSISDSDVSLCFLPLAHVFERAWSFFVLHSGAQNVFLRDTDLVRDALQAVRPTVMCAVPRFYEKVFSAIHDKVARAGSLKKRLFHWAVAQGKEKYLTERRGERYPFWLSPAHYLADKLVLKKLRGLLGGNLRFLPAAGASLDDNVILFFESLGLHIKYGYGLTETCATVTCWEEKDFRFGSVGTALPEIEVRIGDENEIQVRGPTLLRGYFNKPEETAASFTADGWFKTGDAGKMDEQGNVFITERLKDLMKTSGGKYIAPQRIEGTLVQDRYIEQAAVIADERHFVSALIVPDFDVLNVYAQAHHIDYFNRAGLVKNEQILSLFAHQLREIQHDLAGFEQVKKFVLLTKPFTMEAGELTPTLKLRRKIIFSRYQQEIDQLYRE, translated from the coding sequence ATGAATCCAACCTTAAATAACTATCACCTGATTACCCGTTTTCGCCAGCAAGTCATTGCCCGTGCTGAGCAAATTGCTTTCCGCGAATGGTCCCCTGCGGCAGAAACTTTCCTGACCTGGCGAGAGCTCGGCGAAAAAGTGGATGCCTTGTCCGACGTCTTATTGCAGGAACAGGTGAGTGTTCAGGAGCGCATCGCGATATGCGGGAATAATTCCATGGCGTGGTCCATCGCCGATCTGGCGATCCTCCAGTTACGCGCCGTGACCGTGCCTATTTATGCCACCAATACGCCTGCACAGTCGGCGTACGTGCTTAACGATGCGGATATCCGCATTCTCTTTGTTGTCGGCCAGAAGCAGTACGACGCGGCGGTGGCTTTGCGCGATTTGTGCCCGCAGCTTAAACATATTCTGGTACTGGACAGCAGCGTTGATCTGGGCGGCGTCACCATCGCCCGGCACGTTTCCCAACGCGTTCCACAGGACCGGCTTTTATCTGCTGAACGTGAAGTTCGCGTAAACGCCCGTAATCTGGATGATTTATTCACGCTGATTTATACGTCGGGTACTACGGGTGAAGCGAAAGGCGTGATGCTCGATTACACCAGCATGGCGACACAACTCCGGCAGCATGAAGAACGGCTGAGCATTTCGGACAGCGACGTTTCGTTATGTTTCCTGCCGCTGGCGCATGTCTTTGAACGGGCCTGGAGCTTTTTTGTGCTGCATTCTGGCGCGCAGAATGTTTTCCTGCGGGACACTGATCTGGTTCGCGATGCGTTGCAGGCGGTCAGGCCGACGGTCATGTGCGCCGTTCCGCGCTTTTATGAAAAAGTCTTCAGCGCGATCCATGACAAAGTCGCCCGCGCAGGCTCGCTGAAGAAGCGGCTTTTCCACTGGGCGGTGGCGCAGGGCAAAGAAAAATACCTGACTGAACGTCGCGGTGAACGTTATCCGTTCTGGCTTTCTCCGGCGCATTATCTGGCGGACAAACTGGTGCTGAAAAAGCTGCGCGGGTTACTCGGCGGGAACCTGCGCTTCCTGCCCGCAGCCGGTGCGAGCCTGGATGACAACGTGATTCTGTTTTTCGAATCTCTCGGGCTGCACATTAAATACGGTTATGGCCTGACGGAAACCTGCGCAACGGTGACCTGCTGGGAAGAAAAAGATTTTCGTTTTGGCTCGGTGGGAACGGCGTTGCCAGAAATCGAAGTACGTATCGGGGATGAAAACGAAATCCAGGTGCGCGGCCCGACGTTGCTGCGCGGGTACTTCAATAAGCCGGAGGAAACGGCCGCCAGTTTTACCGCGGATGGCTGGTTCAAAACCGGCGATGCCGGGAAAATGGACGAACAGGGCAACGTGTTCATCACCGAACGCCTCAAAGATTTAATGAAGACGTCGGGCGGTAAATACATCGCGCCGCAGCGGATCGAAGGTACGCTGGTGCAGGATCGTTATATTGAGCAGGCAGCGGTGATTGCCGATGAGCGCCATTTTGTTTCCGCGCTGATCGTCCCGGATTTTGATGTGCTGAATGTGTATGCGCAGGCGCATCATATTGATTATTTCAATCGCGCCGGACTGGTGAAAAACGAACAAATCTTGTCGCTCTTTGCGCATCAGTTACGTGAGATCCAGCATGATCTGGCCGGTTTTGAGCAGGTGAAAAAGTTTGTGCTGCTGACGAAACCCTTCACCATGGAAGCCGGGGAACTGACACCAACGCTCAAACTGCGCCGGAAGATCATTTTCAGCCGGTATCAGCAGGAAATCGATCAGCTTTATCGCGAGTAA
- the rsmH gene encoding 16S rRNA (cytosine(1402)-N(4))-methyltransferase RsmH, which yields MVENYKHTSVLLDEAVNGLNIRQDGIYIDGTFGRGGHSRLILSQLGPDGRLLAIDRDPQAIKAAESIEDARFSIIHGPFSDLAEYVRERGLEGKIDGVLLDLGVSSPQLDDAERGFSFMRDGPLDMRMDPTRGYSAAEWLMKAEEEDITWVLKTFGEERFAKRIARAIVERNRELPMTRTKELADLIANASPFREKHKHPATRSFQAIRIYINSELEEIERALDGALEILAPQGRLSVISFHSLEDRIVKRFIRQHSRGAQVPAGIPMTEAQIAELGGRSLKSVGKMMPSDAEVSENPRARSSVLRFAERTSA from the coding sequence ATGGTTGAAAATTACAAACACACTTCCGTTTTGCTGGATGAAGCCGTTAACGGCCTCAACATTCGACAGGACGGCATTTACATAGACGGAACTTTTGGCCGTGGCGGTCATTCACGTCTGATTCTGTCTCAGCTTGGACCGGACGGACGCCTGCTCGCCATTGACCGTGATCCTCAGGCGATCAAAGCCGCTGAATCTATTGAAGACGCACGGTTTTCGATTATTCACGGGCCGTTTTCTGATCTCGCAGAGTACGTCCGGGAACGTGGCCTTGAAGGCAAAATCGACGGCGTGCTGCTGGATTTAGGCGTTTCTTCACCGCAACTCGATGACGCAGAACGCGGCTTCTCCTTCATGCGCGACGGACCACTGGATATGCGTATGGATCCGACACGGGGTTATTCAGCCGCAGAATGGCTGATGAAAGCGGAAGAAGAAGATATCACCTGGGTATTGAAAACGTTTGGCGAAGAGCGTTTCGCGAAGCGAATTGCACGCGCGATTGTTGAACGTAACCGTGAATTGCCGATGACGCGAACCAAGGAACTGGCGGATCTGATTGCGAATGCCTCGCCATTTCGGGAAAAGCATAAACATCCGGCCACGCGCAGCTTCCAGGCGATCCGTATTTATATCAACAGCGAGCTGGAAGAAATTGAACGTGCGCTGGACGGCGCGCTGGAAATTCTGGCACCGCAGGGACGTTTATCCGTGATCAGCTTCCATTCACTGGAAGACCGTATCGTGAAGCGTTTTATCCGTCAGCACAGTCGTGGCGCACAGGTTCCGGCGGGTATCCCGATGACGGAAGCGCAGATCGCGGAACTCGGCGGACGTTCGCTGAAATCTGTCGGAAAAATGATGCCTTCTGATGCGGAAGTGTCAGAGAACCCACGGGCTCGCAGTTCTGTTCTGCGCTTTGCTGAGAGAACGAGCGCGTGA
- the leuO gene encoding transcriptional regulator LeuO: MSDMTTEIKVKQNETDTHLRNVDLNLLTVFDAVMQLQNITRAANMLGMSQPAVSNAVARLKVMFNDDLFVRYGRGIQPTMRARQLFGPVRQALQLVMNELPGAGFDPYNSMRQFNVAICSPLDKRLTSQVLNAIDTLSTGVSIKLQTIVNDNIEHQLRYQNIEFMISYRKFERADFCNQALFNDELVLVAAKDHPRISPHMSDEKYLKEKHAVMMLDRFYSFSSSYYDDPEMQSLISYQGTDLFSVMEIVSKTEMVALVPRWLAQSNAGMLNLSVIPLPWMKNHLTCYLSWHESSSKDKGNMWMKSLLSQCVLSL; encoded by the coding sequence ATGTCAGATATGACCACAGAAATTAAAGTTAAGCAGAACGAAACCGATACACATCTTCGTAATGTGGATTTAAATCTACTGACGGTATTCGATGCGGTAATGCAATTACAGAATATTACCCGCGCCGCAAATATGCTGGGCATGTCTCAGCCCGCCGTCAGTAATGCTGTAGCCCGGCTGAAAGTCATGTTCAATGATGACTTGTTTGTGCGTTATGGTCGGGGCATTCAGCCAACAATGCGCGCACGTCAGCTTTTCGGGCCAGTCCGCCAGGCATTACAGCTGGTGATGAATGAGCTGCCGGGCGCAGGTTTTGACCCGTACAACAGTATGCGCCAGTTTAATGTGGCCATTTGCAGCCCGCTGGATAAGCGACTGACCTCTCAGGTTCTCAATGCTATTGATACTTTATCAACCGGCGTCAGCATTAAATTGCAGACCATCGTGAATGATAATATTGAGCATCAACTGCGTTATCAGAATATTGAGTTTATGATCAGCTATCGCAAATTCGAACGTGCCGATTTTTGTAATCAGGCGTTATTTAATGACGAACTGGTTCTGGTAGCAGCAAAAGATCATCCGCGTATTAGCCCGCATATGTCTGACGAGAAATATCTGAAAGAAAAACATGCCGTGATGATGCTGGATCGTTTCTATTCGTTCAGTTCTTCTTATTACGACGACCCTGAAATGCAGTCTTTAATTTCTTATCAGGGAACCGATCTTTTCAGCGTAATGGAAATTGTATCTAAAACCGAAATGGTCGCACTGGTTCCACGCTGGCTGGCACAGTCCAATGCCGGAATGCTTAATTTATCCGTAATCCCCTTGCCGTGGATGAAAAATCATCTGACCTGTTACCTTTCGTGGCATGAATCATCCAGCAAAGATAAAGGGAATATGTGGATGAAGTCTTTATTAAGCCAATGTGTTTTGTCTCTGTAA
- the cra gene encoding catabolite repressor/activator, whose product MKLDEIARLAGVSRTTASYVINGKAKQYRVSDKTVEKVMAVVKEHNYHPNAVAAGLRAGRTRSIGLVIPDLENTSYTKIANFLERQARQRGYQLLIACSEDQPDNEMRCIEHLLQRQVDAIIISTSLPPEHPFYQRWANDNFPIIALDRALDPEHFISVVGADQEDALMLAQELRTFPAESVLYLGALPELSVSFLREQGFRQAWAEDSRQPKYLYANAYDRESAAVVFAEWLKTNPMPQALFTTSFQLLQGVMDVTLKTEGRLPVDLAIATFGDNELLDFLECPVLAVAQRHRDVAERVLELVLACLDEPKKPKAGLTRIRRNLFRRGRLSRK is encoded by the coding sequence GTGAAGCTGGATGAGATCGCGAGGTTAGCGGGCGTTTCGCGTACGACGGCCAGTTATGTTATTAACGGCAAGGCGAAACAGTATCGTGTCAGCGATAAGACAGTCGAAAAAGTCATGGCTGTCGTGAAGGAACATAACTATCACCCGAATGCGGTGGCCGCAGGTTTGCGAGCCGGCCGAACCCGTTCTATTGGTCTGGTGATCCCCGATCTGGAAAACACCAGCTATACCAAAATCGCCAACTTCCTTGAGCGTCAGGCCAGACAACGCGGGTATCAGTTACTGATTGCCTGCTCTGAAGATCAGCCCGATAACGAAATGCGCTGCATTGAACATCTGCTTCAGCGGCAGGTAGACGCCATTATTATTTCCACGTCTTTACCACCAGAACATCCTTTCTATCAGCGCTGGGCCAATGATAACTTCCCGATTATCGCGCTCGATCGTGCGCTGGACCCGGAACATTTTATCAGCGTTGTCGGGGCCGACCAGGAAGATGCACTGATGCTGGCGCAGGAACTACGTACCTTCCCGGCTGAATCGGTCTTGTATCTGGGCGCGCTGCCTGAGCTTTCCGTAAGTTTCCTGCGTGAGCAGGGTTTTCGCCAGGCCTGGGCCGAGGATTCACGTCAGCCAAAATACTTGTACGCGAATGCATACGACCGTGAATCAGCAGCGGTTGTTTTCGCCGAGTGGCTGAAAACCAATCCGATGCCGCAGGCGTTATTCACCACTTCCTTCCAGCTGTTGCAGGGCGTGATGGACGTGACGCTCAAAACAGAAGGGCGCTTGCCTGTTGATCTGGCGATTGCGACTTTCGGCGATAACGAGCTGCTCGATTTCCTCGAATGTCCTGTACTGGCGGTTGCGCAGCGTCATCGTGACGTAGCAGAACGCGTGCTGGAATTAGTGCTGGCTTGTCTTGATGAACCGAAGAAACCGAAAGCCGGGCTGACCCGGATCCGTCGTAATCTGTTCCGCCGTGGCCGCCTGAGCCGTAAGTAA
- the mraZ gene encoding division/cell wall cluster transcriptional repressor MraZ, giving the protein MFRGATMVNLDSKGRLAVPTRYRDLLSEESQGQMVCTIDLHHPCLLLYTLPEWEVIEQKLSRLSSMNPVERRIQRLLLGHASECQMDNAGRLLIATTLRQHAGLAKEVMLVGQFNKFELWDEQTWYQQVKEDIDTEQSSQEPLSERLQDLSL; this is encoded by the coding sequence ATGTTTCGTGGCGCGACGATGGTTAACCTCGACAGCAAAGGGCGACTTGCCGTACCCACCCGTTATCGGGATTTGCTGAGCGAAGAATCGCAAGGTCAAATGGTTTGCACCATAGACCTCCATCACCCATGTCTCCTCCTTTACACCCTCCCTGAATGGGAAGTTATCGAACAAAAATTGTCCCGTCTGTCGAGCATGAACCCCGTAGAGCGCCGTATTCAGCGGCTGTTACTCGGTCATGCAAGTGAATGTCAGATGGATAACGCTGGGCGTTTACTGATTGCCACAACGCTGCGTCAGCACGCCGGGCTCGCAAAAGAAGTGATGCTGGTTGGACAGTTCAATAAGTTTGAACTGTGGGATGAACAGACCTGGTATCAACAAGTTAAGGAAGACATCGACACTGAACAATCATCTCAGGAACCGCTTTCTGAGAGATTACAGGACTTGTCATTATAA
- the ilvN gene encoding acetolactate synthase small subunit: MRRILSVLLENESGALSRVVGLFSQRGYNIESLTVAPTDDPTLSRMTIQTVGDAKVLEQIEKQLHKLVDVLRVTELIQGAHVEREIMLVKVQASGYGREEVKRSTEIFRGQIVDVTATLYTVQLAGTSDKLDAFLASIRDVAEIVEVARSGVVGVSRGEKIMR; this comes from the coding sequence ATGCGCCGGATTTTATCAGTATTACTGGAAAACGAATCGGGCGCGTTGTCCCGCGTAGTCGGCCTGTTCTCTCAGCGTGGCTACAACATTGAAAGCCTGACGGTTGCACCGACAGATGACCCGACGTTATCCCGCATGACGATTCAAACCGTCGGGGATGCCAAGGTGCTGGAACAAATCGAAAAGCAGCTGCATAAGCTGGTTGACGTATTGCGTGTGACCGAACTGATCCAGGGCGCACACGTTGAGCGCGAAATCATGCTGGTGAAGGTGCAGGCTTCCGGTTATGGCCGTGAAGAGGTGAAGCGTTCGACAGAGATTTTCCGCGGGCAAATCGTGGATGTGACTGCAACGCTTTACACCGTTCAGCTGGCAGGTACCAGCGATAAGCTTGACGCATTTTTAGCCAGTATTCGCGATGTGGCTGAAATCGTGGAAGTTGCCCGTTCCGGCGTGGTTGGCGTTTCCCGCGGTGAGAAAATCATGCGCTAA
- the ilvI gene encoding acetolactate synthase 3 large subunit, which translates to MEMLSGAEMVVRSLIDQGVKHVFGYPGGAVLDIYDALHTVGGIDHVLVRHEQGAVHMADGYARATGDVGVVLVTSGPGATNAITGIATAYMDSIPLVVLSGQVHSSLIGYDAFQECDMVGISRPVVKHSFLVKRAEDIPTVLKKAFYLASTGRPGPVVVDLPKDVVNPQIKLPYAYPDQVTMRSYNPTVQGHRGQIKRAVQTLLGAKKPVLYVGGGAINSECDAELLVLAEKLNLPVTSSLMGLGAFPGTHRQSLGMLGMHGTYEANMAMHNADLIFGVGVRFDDRTTNNLAKYCPNATVMHIDIDPTSISKTVNADIPIVGDAKQTLVQMLELLTQSDEKQEYDALRDWWQNIENWRGRECLSYDKNSGTIKPQAVIETLHRLTKGEAYVTSDVGQHQMFAALYYKFDKPRRWINSGGLGTMGFGLPAALGVKLGLPDETVICVTGDGSIQMNIQELSTALQYDLPVIVVNLNNGYLGMVKQWQDMIYSGRHSQSYMQSLPDFVKLAEAYGHVGIAIRKPEELESKLALALEQKNRLVFVDISIDETEHVYPMHIRGGAMDEMWLSKTERT; encoded by the coding sequence ATGGAGATGTTGTCAGGAGCCGAGATGGTCGTCCGGTCGTTAATCGACCAGGGCGTTAAGCATGTATTCGGTTATCCCGGCGGAGCGGTGTTGGATATCTATGATGCCCTGCATACGGTCGGTGGGATTGATCATGTGCTGGTGAGACATGAACAGGGTGCTGTTCATATGGCTGACGGTTATGCGCGCGCCACAGGCGATGTGGGCGTGGTGCTGGTGACTTCCGGTCCCGGCGCAACCAATGCGATCACCGGTATTGCCACGGCTTATATGGATTCCATCCCACTCGTGGTGTTATCCGGCCAGGTCCACAGTTCACTCATCGGTTATGACGCGTTCCAGGAATGCGACATGGTGGGGATTTCCCGCCCGGTGGTGAAACACAGTTTTCTGGTAAAACGCGCGGAAGATATTCCGACTGTACTCAAAAAAGCGTTTTATCTGGCATCCACCGGCCGTCCTGGTCCGGTCGTTGTCGATTTGCCTAAAGACGTGGTGAATCCGCAAATCAAACTGCCTTACGCCTATCCCGATCAGGTTACGATGCGTTCGTATAACCCGACCGTGCAGGGCCATCGCGGGCAAATAAAACGTGCTGTTCAGACCCTGCTGGGCGCGAAAAAACCGGTGCTTTATGTCGGCGGCGGCGCGATCAACTCTGAATGTGATGCCGAGCTTTTAGTCCTGGCCGAGAAACTGAATTTGCCGGTGACCAGTTCCCTGATGGGGCTGGGCGCGTTTCCGGGAACGCATCGCCAGAGCCTCGGTATGCTGGGCATGCACGGCACGTACGAAGCCAATATGGCAATGCACAATGCGGATCTGATCTTCGGTGTCGGCGTGCGTTTCGATGACCGCACCACCAACAATCTGGCGAAGTACTGCCCGAATGCGACGGTGATGCATATCGATATCGACCCGACGTCCATTTCCAAAACCGTTAATGCCGACATCCCGATTGTGGGCGATGCGAAGCAAACGCTGGTTCAGATGCTTGAGCTGCTCACGCAAAGCGATGAGAAGCAGGAATACGACGCGCTGCGCGACTGGTGGCAGAATATTGAGAACTGGCGCGGGCGCGAATGCCTGAGCTACGACAAAAATAGTGGCACCATCAAACCGCAGGCGGTTATCGAAACGCTGCACCGTCTGACTAAAGGCGAGGCCTACGTGACCTCTGACGTCGGTCAGCATCAAATGTTTGCCGCGCTGTATTACAAATTCGACAAACCGCGTCGCTGGATCAACTCCGGCGGTCTGGGCACGATGGGCTTCGGCTTACCGGCTGCATTGGGCGTGAAACTGGGCCTGCCAGATGAAACGGTCATTTGTGTAACCGGTGACGGCAGCATCCAGATGAACATTCAGGAGCTGTCTACCGCGCTGCAATACGATTTGCCGGTGATTGTCGTTAACCTGAACAACGGTTATCTGGGCATGGTGAAGCAGTGGCAGGACATGATTTACTCCGGCCGCCATTCGCAATCTTACATGCAGTCACTGCCTGATTTCGTCAAACTGGCGGAAGCTTACGGGCATGTGGGCATTGCTATCCGTAAACCTGAAGAGCTGGAAAGCAAACTGGCGCTGGCGCTGGAACAGAAAAATCGTCTGGTATTTGTCGATATCAGCATTGATGAAACAGAACACGTTTACCCGATGCACATCCGTGGCGGTGCGATGGACGAAATGTGGTTAAGCAAAACGGAGAGGACCTGA
- the ftsL gene encoding cell division protein FtsL — protein MIGNERHGLVGVIASDILRNGKIPMILLTAVLVSAIFVVTTAHRTRLLTAQREQLVLERDALDIEWRNLILEENALGDHSRVERIATEKLQMQHVDPSQETIVVQP, from the coding sequence GTGATTGGTAACGAACGCCACGGACTGGTGGGGGTCATTGCCAGCGATATTCTTCGCAACGGCAAGATCCCGATGATTTTGCTGACCGCCGTTCTGGTCAGCGCAATATTCGTTGTGACCACTGCGCACCGTACGCGTTTGCTGACGGCGCAGCGTGAACAGCTGGTATTGGAAAGGGATGCGCTGGACATTGAATGGCGCAACCTGATCCTCGAAGAGAACGCTCTCGGCGATCACAGCCGGGTAGAACGCATCGCAACGGAGAAATTGCAGATGCAGCACGTTGATCCCTCTCAAGAAACTATTGTGGTTCAGCCTTAA